The candidate division WOR-3 bacterium genomic sequence GCTTCGGGTCGATGCCGCTCAGTTCCTTCGTGTTCCAGCCGCCCCAAACAAACAACATCGCGTCCCGCTTGTCGGTCATGAGCTTCTCCAGCGGCGAGACGAAACTGAGCTGGTGGTCCTGCGCGTGCTTGTAGAACAGGTAGTTCGAGTCCGGCAGCAGCACGCGCATTGAAACGTGCGCGCCGGCCTTGAGCGCCTCGACCTGGCAGGCGAGGAGCAGCGGCTCGGCGTTGTACGGACCGA encodes the following:
- a CDS encoding aminopeptidase — translated: MADTRIDNLAKLLVQYSLKLKKNDWVEIIGPYNAEPLLLACQVEALKAGAHVSMRVLLPDSNYLFYKHAQDHQLSFVSPLEKLMTDKRDAMLFVWGGWNTKELSGIDPK